The sequence CGCGCTAATTTTTCTCCTATGCCATCATCACGATTAAAACGCAAACCAGTTAAGGCACTTTCTCCAATCGACATAACCTCTTTGATTCTTTTAGCGCCTACTTGCTCCAAAGTAAAAATTCTATTTTGAAAATTCTCACTTTTCCAGTCTTGCACCAATATAAACGGCTCAATAGATACCTCCATGAAATAAAATCCGCAATCTCTTGCTTCTTTTGATTTCTTAGCATCGTTCACATCAAACCTTGTGAAAAGCAAATCTCCCTTTTCTAATGTTTCCGATATTTCAAATTGACGAAAAAGCTCCCGTATCTTTCCATTTTCTGCTTTCCAATCCTGGATTTCAATTGTTTTATTCTTGAAGCATTCGCTTTCAAACGGTCTTTCGTCATATTCAATTTCTCCAACATTTAAAACTGTAAATTTTTTACTCAAAACCTAACCCCTTTTCTTTCGTCTGTTTATCATTGTCGATCTGAAAAGCACATTTCATAAATATATCACAATAACTCTTCTTCTTTTTTATCGCAATCAATGATCTCCTCGACGATAAACACAGGCCGTTTTCGCGCCGCATCTAATGTACGCCACAAATATTCCGCAATAATGCCAATTGATAAATTCGTAATTCCAAATCCAAAAAGCAATAAGGCCATCAACGTCGGCCACCCCGCGCTTAGCGGCACAAGATTAAACAACTTAATGATTACAATAACAATTGCCCACAGGATACCAATAATCGCCATGATTGCGCCGATCGTTGTTACAAAATGTGCCGGCGCTTTAGAAAACGCGACAAAGGAATCTACCAGCAATCTTGCTTTTTTTGAAAATGTCCAGCCTGATTTTCCGTTTTTTCGCTCTTTACATACGCATGGAATGCCCGTTTTTTTAAATCCTAACGTAAACAATTGAAAATAGATTGATGAATTGGACTCAATATTTCTATTAAACTCATCTTTCACTTTTTTGTCAATCATAAAACAACTGACGCCATTTGACGGATAGTCCTGAACAATCAGTTTTCGAACTAATTTTCCATAGATCCTGCTGCCAAGACTCGCTTGATATCCTACACGTTCTGCATAGGCGATATTGTATCCTTCTTGAATTTTTGTATAAAATTGCTCTATAATCTCAAAAGGCTCCTGCATATCCATAAAATAAATCATACAGATATCTGCTGAGGCATTTTGAAATCCCGCTCGAATTGCCGCATGTGAGCCAAAATTTTTCGACAACCGAACAATTTTGACCCGCGCATTTTTAAATTGCTTAGAGCAAAGCGCGCCCACCGATTTATCTTGCGAGCCATCGTCCACAAATACCAATTCCACATTTAGGGACAAATTTCCCAGATACGCATCTAATTTACTATGTAAATCATCCACATTATCTTGTTCATTGTATACCGGAATGACAATGGATAAATCCACTTTCTTCACTTTGCCTGCTTCTCCTCGATTGACTCTTTAACATCATTATTATACTACTAATTCGGTAATACTACAACCCTGGAACACCTGTCCGCATATTCATCGCATGATATGATTAAGGTATACAAAAAAGCATCCTTTCTTTTGAACATTTGTTCTATTGAAAAGATGCTTTTCTTGCATTTTTATACGGCTTTGTTATCGCATTCCTACGAGTGCCTATTTAACAACTTATAACAAGTGCTTCACGCACTTCTTCGAAGCGCGTTTCAACGAAGCGCAGCGAAGTTATTTCACAGAATCGATATAAGAAATCAGATCCAGAACCTTGTTCGAATAACCCCACTCGTTGTCATACCATGCGACAAGCTTCACGAAGTTGTCATTGAGGCTGATGCCGGCGCCCGCATCAAAGATGGACGTTCTTGCGTCCGTGATGAAGTCGGAGGATACGACAGCGTCTTCGGTGTAGCCGATGATGCCCTTGAACTCTTCGGATTCGGAAGCAGCCTTCATAGCCGCTTTGATTTCGTCGTAGGAAGCGCCTTTCTCAAGCACGCAGGTGAGGTCTACAACCGAAACGTCAGCAGTCGGTACGCGGAACGCCATGCCGGTAAGCTTGCCGTTCAGCTCCGGGATAACCTTGCCGACCGCTTTCGCAGCGCCTGTGGAAGACGGAATGATGTTGAACGCAGCGCCCCTGCCGCCTCTCCAGTCTTTCTTCGAAGGACCGTCAACCGTCTTCTGGGTCGCCGTCGTGGCGTGTACCGTCGTCATCAGGCCTTCCTTGATGCCGAACTTGTCGTTGATAACCTTCGCCAGAGGAGCCAGGCAGTTCGTCGTGCAGGACGCGTTGGGACTCTCACAATCAATAGAACAAATATTCAGTTTTTAGTGTTTTTTCGACATCGTTATCATAATAGAAGCGATAACCGTTGTCGTATTCCAGATAAGAATATCATACTTAGGAACAAGAGTCCAGAGCCAATTCTCACTCTGCTATTGCTTAATTTCCGCGTCTGGGAAATCAGGTACTAAAACCACTATTCATAAAAATAAAAGAAAGGGGATATTGTTTAGTATCCCCCACTCCTTACTTCTCTATTTGGTAAAAATTTTACTGTATTCGATTTTCTAATTTTCGTCTTCTTCAAACATCTTCTGATATTCCGGTTGCATAGGCATAGGGATATCACTATTAATTATTTTGCTTATACGACTTTTGATAGCATTTGACGCGGCTTGAACATTTATATACATATCGTCCAATGAAATACACCCCGGCACAATACCCTGCAATAATTTCACATATTCTTCCAATTGTTTTGAGGTTATAGTAATATTATATTTTTGTTGTAGTTCTCTTCTGACAACCTGTATCGTTGGCGGTTCTGTATCTTTTGTCTGCAAATCATATATCGTATCAATAATTTTATAATAAGGTGGCAGGGCTACATCCTCATTCTCTTTTCTATCTACCCATTCTTGACATTCTTTAGGAGAGTAGCATGTTTCAAATAGTTCCCTTAATTTATCTAATCCAATTTGCTTAGGCGCAACCAGAAAAAGCAAACGCAATAAATCTTTTGCTTTAATTACTGTAATCTTTTGCTGTTTAGCTTCTTGCGATATGGCACTCTCCAGATTCGTTTCTCCTTCATAACCAATAGCAACTTCTAAACTATAATCAGCATTATATTTTTTCTGATGTCTCTTCAATCCCGATAAATGCGCCGTCGCTGCTTTGATTTTCATTTTCCCAGTGCTTTTTGCATCGTATGTAAGTGAATATCCTAGCGGTTCTCCATTTATTGTATATCCGAGCCTCGCTTCTGCTTTTCCATCCGGTTCTCCATTTTTTCCAATTTTTACAGCTTCGAAGCCCAGCGTTAATAATACACGAAATACTGCATCTTCAAGTGCATCCGCATTGCTAAGAGAATCTTTGAGGTACATTGCTACCGCTGGTATGCCATCTCTGTCTGCTAACGCTAACTCTCTTAAGGTGACGTCTCGACGCTGAATAACATTATTTACTATATCTTCTGATATACCTAATGAATAAAGATGTGCTTCTGTCAAAACTTCAGTTATTGCTATGCTCTGCAATGGCAAAGTATTTACATAGGAAGCAGAATAGTTTGCAATATAAGGATGTAAAGTATTTATAGTTAATCGTCTTGAAAAAAGGTTTAGCTTTGCAATCGGCATATGAGTTGATAAGGGCTCTTCTACTACCTCTTCAATTATTTGATTACCTGTCTCCAAATCCTTAAAATATAAATCTAAGAGTTCTTCTTTTTCGCTATCTAATGGTTTCTCAATCAATATTGGGTTTTTTATATTATCATTGAAATATGACTTAATAAAATTATAGATTGGTTGCTTCGATGTTGTATAGGAGGTTTGGGAGAGACGATACGAAATTGTTCGCTTCTCCGCTTCTTTATTTGCTTCATCAAAATAATATGTCCTTACTTCATTGTTAAACTTACTTTTAATGTAATTCTTTAGTTCCTCAAGCGGGAGTGAATCTTGCACCGATTCACGAGTAGATGCCAAGTTAGCATCTAACTCGTCAGCATAAATCATAATGCGAGTACGGTTAAATGCTCCATGACTAAAGGGTTCCATCCCCAATAACGGGTCATCTAAATTTATCAAACGTCCTCTAATATTTAGAAAAATCCCATGACTTCGTCCTAATTCTTCAGATTTTCCATATACCAAGCTATCTTGGTATAAAACAAACTCTCCTCTTATTCCTTTAAGATGTTCTAAATCCAAATAATATTCGTTCTCATCTATATAAGTTGAAGCGTTCTTTATTTTGTTAGCTGTTGCATCCTCGCATCCTACTTTCCATATCTTAGTGATTGGAACGTCTACTTTTGCGGATTCTATTTTTTGTCCATTATAACGCAATTTGAAACCGGGATTTAATGGCAATGCTGTTCTCAAGACCCATTTCAACCGCCCGTGCGATATTTCTTGTGCTTTGGGCTTTAAATCAGATAGTATAGACATTGTCCATGTATCGACTGCTTTATCACCAAACAACTCAAATTCAAGTTTCCCCTGCTTATAAGGTTTTAGGTATTGATTTATTACTTCTTCTGCCTCTTTCTCATTGACTTCCCTTTCGTCAATTACCAGTGAAGTAGTAGCGCTATTAATTTTTTCATAATCCATAGTGGCAATTAAATATCGCCCTTTTTTCTTAGATATATATGTTAATTTTCTTGCAAGTATATATGTTGCAAGTTTTCCAATTCCAAATTGACCAATCTGTACACGTTTTTTGTCTCTTTGAGTGTCTAATCTTTTTTTCGATTCCCCAATAACCCACAAATCTTTGAGTTCTTTATCGTCCAGTCCCTCCCCATTGTCGCAAATCCAAATAAAACTTCCATCTTTTGCTAAATCATCTGGAACATAAACCGACACTTTATCTGCAAATGCATCGTATGAATTACATACTAATTCTTCAAACGCCTTATTGGGACTAGAATATAACCCTGCGGAAAATAATTTGATAATTTTATAACTTATTTGGATATTTATATCATCAATCTTTTTACCAACTTGGCTAATATCCATCTCAATTCCTCCCCACTACAATAAATTCTTCCGCATAAACTTCTCGCTCGTTATTATTGGAAGAAAAACGTCCTGCCGCATCTCTATATGGAGTTAAAATCTTTCCTGTTATTTTCCTTTTAGTAATCTCCAAATTCTTAAATCCGCTATTTTGCATTGACTCTAATAAATGCTTTGCATTATCTATCCTAACACCTTTATACTCAGTATTTCCAATTACCATCAATATCATACCATTATTTTTAAGCATTTTTTTGCATACATCTGTTATTTTTTGCATATCCAGATAATACTTCATAACTGAATATGCTTTAGAACGGTCAACCTCTAATAATTCTTTTACAATGATACTGCCCGCCTGATTTAGTTCTTCCATATCACTCTTTTTTGTAGTATGATAGCTTGAGCCAATAGAATTTTTTCGCAATTCTTTATAATCATCTGCATATCCCAGCCATAATGTTGATAATTGGTGCAAATCCGCATATTCATAGGATGTCACATACGGCGGACTCGTAACAATCAAATCCGTCGATTTTGCTTCATCAATATTAAGGGCATTTTGGGTTTTTATGATTGTCCTAGAAGAAGAGTGCAGGTCATATTCCTGAATTGCTTTTTTCATCAATTCACACTGATTTGCATAAGCTGTTCTAACTAACATAGATTTTTTATTAGGGTCTATCTGTGGCTTAATTGATTTCGTCAACCACTTAGATGTTGCTTTCAGAATATTTGAAAAAGCACATAGAAAATATTGACGATACTTACTTGATTTAGGTACCACATTTGTAATACACGCCTTTAAAAGTGATAAATCTTTAATCGCCTCGTCCTCAAACCAATATTTAATTCTTTCGTTTACTTTCTCTGGCATCACTACAAAAGGGTACAAATTATCATACTTTCTTATTATTAAATCATAATAATAGTCAATTTTATCTTCAAAATAATTGTTGCTTTTTACTCGCGCTATCAAAACTGCTGTAGGATTCAAGTCACACCCCCAAAAATCTATTCCGACTCTTTTTGCCTCAAAAGCAACGGTTCCACATCCACAAAAGATGTCTGCTATTTTATGGACACTAATTTGATTTTCTTTAGCATATTGAATAGCTTTTTGTGTTATAAAAGCAGGGAATTTAGCAGGATACGCATGAATTCGATGCATTTTTAATTCTTTTTCTGTACCCGTACTCCAAAACGTGTCTACTGGAATCTCGTCAGTATTAACTTCTAAAAATGAATCTACTCGCTGCATAATATCACCGACCTTAACCCTGATTATATAAATACCCTATTTTATAGTTTAGCATAGGTAAATTCATACTACAATGAATATTTACCGCATCATCTCCACATACTTATAAATCGTCGTCCTGCTCATCCCGCACAACCGCGCGAACTCCGTTACATTGATTTCCTTCTTCTTATACTTGGGATAGTGCTTCATAAACACTGACGGAATATCATCTAATGATGTATGCGGTCTTCCTGCCTTGCGACCTTCGGCGGCGGCGTTCGCCATTCCACTCTTGACACGCTGGCTTATCATATTGCGCTCCAGTTCTGCAAACACGCCTGCTATCTGTAGGAACGCTTTTGTCATTGGGTCTATCTCTTCCCCTGCCGTGCAATCAACCGTGATAGAACCAACGATAGACAGCTTTAAACGGCGTTCTTTCACCATTTCAATGATATCTAATAATTGTTTCGTGCTTCGCGTGATACGGCTGACTTCAAGCGACGTTATTGTATCACCTTCCTGTAGCTTTCCAATTAATCGGTTCCACTCTATCCTATCTACTTTAGTGCCGCTTTCATACTCCAAATAGATATTCTCTCGTTCTACTCCTTGCTGTATCAGTTCTCGTATCTGTCTTTCAATATCCTGTTTTTCCTCATTCGTGGAACATCTCGCATATCCATAATTAACAGCCATAGTTTTCGCACCCACTTTCTTTTTTCTGACTACATTTATATTATATATGTTCACGAAAAGGTTGTCTATATATTTTGAACACTTTCTGCATATTTTCCCCTCTTTTTGCCTATATTTGAGCAACAAAAAAGTGTTCACAGTAAGAATTGTTTTTGTGAACACCCGTTGCATCGTATTGACTGCCGTTCCGAGCATCTGTATCATTTAACAAAAAATACACCGATTGAAGATGCAGAACGTTAAAAAACAATAGCGGGGCGGTAAGTAACACATAATCCAGTGTCCCAATACCGCCCCGCTATCCCTTTACATATAATTTTTAGAATGCTGATTCATGCGTTACACCAAGACAGATATCATTTTTATCAAAAATAAGCACGATATGATAGTGTTGTTGCATCCATTGCTTCACCGTCAGACCTTCCTCATTCGTGGAAATTGAATTAGGCATTCCTACTACTCTGCGTATTTCTTCAAAAGTTTTGCCTTTCAATGTCCCCAGCTTCAGAAAGCGTTTATGCAATGACCTGCTGGAAGCCCACACCACAATCGGCACAATGCAGATACACAAAATCACAATTAACCATACAATAATCATTTTTACCTCTCCTTAATTCTATTCATTCTGCGGAATCCACTCATATTGATTTTGATTCAGCGTAATTGTCTCTCCGTCCGTAGTATGCACTTTGATAATTGCCACTTCATATTTTGTCGCCGTATCATAACCGGACATCGTCCAGTATCTATCGTTCTCGCTTGCCGACCAAACCTCGCCCGCTCCAATATTTCCATCTTCTCCCTGATAGGTGCAAACCGCATAAGGTTCATGCCCGTATCCCTTTACAGTTTCCCCATAGTTATTCAAACATTTAACCGCAAAATCAAAGGCATCTATCGGCACATCGCCCGTATTCTTCACCCGTATATAAACCTCGGGAGTTCCTATAGAATTAGTATCGTAGCGGATTCCCTCTATTTCTAACGGTATCGTTACGGGTTCCGGCGTTGCTGTTGCGGTTATTGTTGGTTCTGCCGATGTGGTACTTACCGCTCCTGTTGTATCATTTGATTCTGATAAATTGTTCCCTGCATTTTTATCTTCTTTTTCATATTTCTTATTTAATAATTGTTGGTATTCATCCGGTAGTATGTAGCGCCCATTGTCAAAATAATTTAACGCCTGTGCAATCTTCAACTTCAGATTCTCTTCGCTACTATAGTTTCCCAACTGCAACACCAATGCGTAGTACTCAGATTCTATTTGTCCATTTTCAGCAATAGCATTAGGTGTTTTTTCACACAAATCTTTTGTATCTAATAACATTTGCGAATAATAATCATATATCACACCTGCTTCTTGGGGAAGTATATTCTCAGGGATTTTTTCCAATTCATTTAGAAGAGGCGTCACCTTCTCAAGAGACTCATTAGATGCAGAATTTAAAACATCATAATTCCCTCCTTGAACCTCTTTGAAAGCATCTGTCAATGAAATCAGAATGTCCGAGGCAACTCCAAATCCTTCCATCACATAATCTTCTATAAAGTCGCGTACGGTAACATACTCCACCGCCTCTTTACACTTTCCAGATATGCTTTGCTGTGCTTCTTCATGCGCCGCAACATAATCTTTGCTATTCAGAAATTGCGCGGCATCAGCAAAAAGAGCATCTTCATATTCATCCGTTATTTTATCCTTCTCTGCGCCGTCTTTCATCTTTTCAATCTCTTCTCGCGCCGCTTGATACTCTTTGCTGTCAATCGCTTTCTGTACCGATGCAGTTCCGGCACAACCGCAAAAGAGAATAGCGCTAACCAAAGAAATGAGGCACAACATACAAATCAATTTTTTCATTTTCTCCATCCTTTTTAACATCAAGATTTTATGTAGTCGCTACAGTATGCACTACAAGTTTGTAATATATATTCTATATCAATCACAGAGTAGAATCAAGGTAAATGAGGTGTTTCAATGAAAGACGGTAAAATACGCATTACTAAAAAGGAAAATCTAAAAGGTGAAGATGGAAATTCCGTCATTTCTGTCCGCATCAAAAAAACTGTATTATCAGAATTGGATAATATAGCCAAGCAGACAGACCGTTCCAGAAATGAGGTTATCAATATTTTGTTGGAACAGGCGGTAGAAAATATCGAAATAGATTAGCACAATATTAGAATAGAAGACAGATGGCAGAGCGCCGCAAACGCTCCGACCATCTTTTTTCTTTATCCCTCTGAATATTTTTTTATTAATTGTCTGTATGGGCTTTCAAAAGCAAGGATTTCACGACCATGCTTCTAAAAGCAAAAAACTTCCAAAACTCCCTCTATTATCATGTTTATATTTAAGAAAAGATATTTTGGAGGCAATTTTTTGTATGTGTTTTGCATACACTTTTTGCAAAAAGAATCTCCTTAAAATGTTGAATATATTGCTGATTATCCGCTTATTTTGACGACACTATCGCTATTCTGCGGCAAATTCCCCCAGCGCCGCAACCCTGTCCCATTGATTCCCCGCATA comes from Christensenellaceae bacterium and encodes:
- the ykcC gene encoding putative glycosyltransferase YkcC — encoded protein: MKKVDLSIVIPVYNEQDNVDDLHSKLDAYLGNLSLNVELVFVDDGSQDKSVGALCSKQFKNARVKIVRLSKNFGSHAAIRAGFQNASADICMIYFMDMQEPFEIIEQFYTKIQEGYNIAYAERVGYQASLGSRIYGKLVRKLIVQDYPSNGVSCFMIDKKVKDEFNRNIESNSSIYFQLFTLGFKKTGIPCVCKERKNGKSGWTFSKKARLLVDSFVAFSKAPAHFVTTIGAIMAIIGILWAIVIVIIKLFNLVPLSAGWPTLMALLLFGFGITNLSIGIIAEYLWRTLDAARKRPVFIVEEIIDCDKKEEELL